The Haloterrigena salifodinae genomic interval TGGAAGACGCTTCGCGCCTTCCAAGCTGCTGAAAATCGGAGATTTTCGCATCACGAGACGGCTTCGCCGTCTCGAACGACTTCGTTCGTTTCACTCACGAAGACCTCGCACGAGTTTCGACTGCGGTTCGCCGGTGGCTCACCGCAGTCCAGCGCGCGCCACTGCACGTCGGATGGTCGCATGGGAACGATAACGACTCAGCCGACCGTCAGGCCTCGAGGCGCTCGAGGCTCGCGTACCGACCGGCCCGCCAGCCCGTCAGGAGCGCGACGACGGTCCCGACGATGATCGCTAGGGCGAACCCGACGGCGTACACCTCGAGGGGGGTCCGCAGGAGCGACTCGAAGCCGACAACCGTCGCCGTGAGGCGGTTGAGTCCGCGCGTGAGCAACGGCGTGGCGGCGAGTCCGACGAGTCCGCCGACGATCCCGATGACCAGCCCCTGGACGCCGATCGTCCCCGCGAGGACCCACCGCGAGAGGCCGACCGCCCGGAGCGCGGCGAGTTCGTCCCGCTGCTGGTAGGCCACGAGGGCGAACAGGTTGACCGTCAGGACGATGCCGCCGACCAGCGAGAGCCCGACCAGCGTCGCGCCGCTGGCGAGGACGAGCGGCCGTTCTTCGACCATCGACCCGATCTGCTCGTCGCTCGTGCGGACGTCGTAGCCGGGATACGCCGCGTCCAGGTCCTCGGCGACGGCGTCGCGGTCGGCCCCGTCCTCGACGCTGGCCGTGACGAACGTCGCCCGGTCGGTGCCGGTCGTTCCGGCGACCGCCTGCAGGTCGGTCAGCGGCACCGTCTCGACGTCCGTTCCGAGGAACTGCGAGTAGTAGGACGCGATGCCGACGACGGTGAACTCGTTGTCCCGGGCCGTCTGACGGCTGGTCCCGATGGAGACCGTATCGCCGACCGAGACGTCCAGCGACTCGGCCGTGCTGGGGTCGAGCACGATCTCCTCCGTCGTCGGTTCGGTCGGCCGGTCGGCGGCGGAGTAGTTGCCGTCCGAGTGATTCATCTCGGTCTCGAACCCGCCGCCGGCCTCGAAGCCGAAGCCGTCGTGGGTCTCGTGGACCCCGACCGCCGACGTCCGCACCGCGTCGTCGCCCGTCGCGACGTAGAGTTCGTGCATCGCAATCGGCGAGGCGGAGCTGACGTCGTCGCGCTGGGTCATTTCGGCCGACATCGCGTGAGCGCCGACGATCGGGTTGGCCGTGTCGCTGGATCCGGGATCGATCGATTCGCTCGTGACCCAGATGTCCCGGCCGGCGTTCTCGAGGCCGTTCTCTCCCGTTTCGACGACGCCGACGCCGAGACTCGCCAGCAGCGTCACCGACAGCACGGCCAGTGCCACCGCGAGGACGGTCAGCGCGGTCCGGCCGGGCGAGCGGCGAAGCTGTGCGAACGCCAACCCGACGACGGCCCGCGTCCGAACCGCCGCGCGGCGCAGTTGCGGGCTCATCGCCCCACCTCCGTCAGGACGGACGTACGAGCCGCGACGACGAGCGGGTAGGGGACGGCCACCAGTCCCGCAACGAGCGCGACGCCGATGGCGTAGGGAACGAACAGCGGATGGAGCTCGGCGACGGCGCCCGGCGAGACGGTCGCGGTGGCAATCCTGTTGACGACGTAAATTCCGCCCGCGCCGAGTGCGACCCCTACGAGCGCGCCGCAGACGGTCGTCAACAGCGTCGAGACGGCGACGATCGCGAGCCGGCTTCGGGTCGTGAAGCCGACCGACTCGAGGACGGCCAGCGTCCGCCGGTCCTCGTTGACGGTCATCCCCATCGTCGTCGCGACGAACGAGGCGCAGATCACCACGCCGACGACCAGCGCGAGCAGGCTCGTCGCGAAGGCCAGTTCATCCTCGAACAGCGAGGAGGGGTTGGTTCGGTCGACCGACTGGACCGTCTCCTCGGGATAGGCGTCGGCGGCGGCCGACTCCGCGGCAGCGCCGTCGCCCCACACCAGCACCTGATCGGCCAGTTCGCCGTCGGACGCCCCGGTCAGCGCCTGCAGTTCGCTCAGGTGGACCAGCCCGACCGGCGTCTCGGTCTCGCTGTCGCCGGCCGTCTCGACCGCGGCGACCGTCGACGACGGCGCCGCGCCGTCGGGCAACTGCTCGCCGCCCGGCGTGAGCTCGTCGCCGGCCTCGGCCTCGAGTCGATCGGCCGCGGCCGCCGAGAGCACGATTTCGCCCCGACGCGGGCCGTCGTACGAGCCGTCGGCGTAGTGGGGATCGCCGGACTCGAGTTCGTCCGTGGGGAGCCCGGCGACGGTCCGCGATTCGTCGTCGGGAACGACGCCAACGAGCAGGATGCGCTTCGACTCGCCGTCGGCCGACTCGAGCGCGACTGGTTCGACGAGCACCGGCGATGCGTGGGCGACGCCGTCCCGATTCCGGATCCGCTCGGCGCGCGCATTCGCCTCGCCGAGCTGGGGTTTCTCGACGCCGTCGACCGCCGCGAGGGAGTCGCTTTCCGCGGGGGCGACGCGGACGTCGGCGTCGTCCTGATCGACGGTGGCGCCGTCGGCGAGCCCCAGCGCGACCCCGGTGACGACGATCAGGAGGGCGATGGTCAGCGCGACGGCGGCCGTCGTCGCCGCGAGTCGCCGCGATTTGGTCCCCGTCGCGCGCTTCCAGAGGCGGACGACCGAGACGGTGACGACCCCCCACCAGCGGGCGCGGCGGGTGCCCGCGGTCGTCGTCTCGAACCGATCGTCACCTGCCATCGTCGACCACCCGCCCGTCGCGAAGCGTGACCACGCGGTTGGCGACGGCCAGCGTCGAGTCGTCGTGGGAGGCGACCAGCACAGTCCGGTCGCGTCCGATGTCCGTCAGGAGGTCGAGCACGTCCGCGCCGGTCGCCGTGTCGAGTTCCCCCGTCGGTTCGTCGGCGACGATCACGTCCGGATCCGTCACCAGCGCCCGGGCGATCGCGACGCGCTGGCGTTCGCCGCCGCTGAGTTCGCCCGGAGAGTGGTCGATCCGGTCGCCGAGACCGACCTGCTCGAGCAGCGACTCGGCCCGCTGGCGGCGCGTCGATCTGTTGATCCCGGCCTGCACGAGAGGGAGGGCGACGTTCGCACGGGCCGACAGCGACGGCAGGAGGTGAAACCGCTGGAAGACGATGCCGACGTGATGGCGCCGCAAGCGCGTTCGCTCGCGGTCCGAAAGCGACGTGAGGTCGGCGGTATCGAGCAGCTGGATCCGTCCCGCGGTCGGCACCAACAGCCCGCTGACCGCGTGCAGGATCGTCGACTTGCCGCTGCCGCTCGGTCCCTCGAGACCGACGGTCTCGCCCGCGCCCACGTCGAGCGTGACGTCTCGCAGCGCCGTCACCGTCCGGTCCTCGCTCGAGCGACCGCGGCCGCCGCTCGAGCCGTACTCGTGGGTGACGTCCTCGAGGCGAACGGCCGTCGGCGATTCGCGCTCGTCGGTGGTCGTCGGGCCGGCCTGGGGGGTCGTCCGCCGGAGTGCATGGTCGCTCATCGGTCCGTAGGTCAACTCGATCGAACCGACCACTCAGCGGGTCATTGTTCCTCTCCGGCTTCTCGAGGCCACGCGGTCGTTAACGGACGTTGTGATCGTTGCAAGAACGTCTTCGCGAACGCACCGTTATCGAGCCCTGACCGTTCGAGAACGCGAGCGATACGCGCTCGAGACCCAGTCCGGTCGATCGAAACGTGAACGTACTGCGGACTGTCGTCCATACGAACCGATTTACGGGACCGGCGACGCTGCTTCGAGGCGGTACTGGAGAAACGGGCTGATCGCGCTATTTGTCGGTCCTAGCTGTACGTCTCTTGGGTCGCGACCGCGACCTTGGTCCCGTCGGCGCTCGCGTAGATCGTGTCGTCGACCCGCTCGAACGTGAGTCCGCCCGCCGTCTCCGACTCGCCGTCGGCGGGCATCGGCGTCGTCCCGACGGTCTCGCCCGCCTGCGTCTCGACCTCGAGGACGAACTCGCCGTCTCGGGACTCGATCGTGACGTTGCGATCGTCGATGCGGACGTCCGCCCGCGCCCCCTCGGACTCGTGGGCGAGCCGTCGGTCTTCCCCCTCGGGCCAGATCTCGACTTGATAGACGGTGTCGTTGCCGACCGGCTCCCAGCCGGTCCGCTCGACGTGGACGGTCTCGCGCCAGCCCGGGCCGCCGACGACGACCCCGGCGTCGCCGGTGAATGCGAGCCGGTTGGCCGGCACCACCTCCACCCAGATCTGGCGCTCCGTGCTCGAGACGATCACCCCGCTGGACTCGATCGAGATGGCCTCCGCGAGCGGTCCCACC includes:
- a CDS encoding ABC transporter permease, coding for MSPQLRRAAVRTRAVVGLAFAQLRRSPGRTALTVLAVALAVLSVTLLASLGVGVVETGENGLENAGRDIWVTSESIDPGSSDTANPIVGAHAMSAEMTQRDDVSSASPIAMHELYVATGDDAVRTSAVGVHETHDGFGFEAGGGFETEMNHSDGNYSAADRPTEPTTEEIVLDPSTAESLDVSVGDTVSIGTSRQTARDNEFTVVGIASYYSQFLGTDVETVPLTDLQAVAGTTGTDRATFVTASVEDGADRDAVAEDLDAAYPGYDVRTSDEQIGSMVEERPLVLASGATLVGLSLVGGIVLTVNLFALVAYQQRDELAALRAVGLSRWVLAGTIGVQGLVIGIVGGLVGLAATPLLTRGLNRLTATVVGFESLLRTPLEVYAVGFALAIIVGTVVALLTGWRAGRYASLERLEA
- a CDS encoding ABC transporter permease, whose amino-acid sequence is MAGDDRFETTTAGTRRARWWGVVTVSVVRLWKRATGTKSRRLAATTAAVALTIALLIVVTGVALGLADGATVDQDDADVRVAPAESDSLAAVDGVEKPQLGEANARAERIRNRDGVAHASPVLVEPVALESADGESKRILLVGVVPDDESRTVAGLPTDELESGDPHYADGSYDGPRRGEIVLSAAAADRLEAEAGDELTPGGEQLPDGAAPSSTVAAVETAGDSETETPVGLVHLSELQALTGASDGELADQVLVWGDGAAAESAAADAYPEETVQSVDRTNPSSLFEDELAFATSLLALVVGVVICASFVATTMGMTVNEDRRTLAVLESVGFTTRSRLAIVAVSTLLTTVCGALVGVALGAGGIYVVNRIATATVSPGAVAELHPLFVPYAIGVALVAGLVAVPYPLVVAARTSVLTEVGR
- a CDS encoding ABC transporter ATP-binding protein, whose translation is MSDHALRRTTPQAGPTTTDERESPTAVRLEDVTHEYGSSGGRGRSSEDRTVTALRDVTLDVGAGETVGLEGPSGSGKSTILHAVSGLLVPTAGRIQLLDTADLTSLSDRERTRLRRHHVGIVFQRFHLLPSLSARANVALPLVQAGINRSTRRQRAESLLEQVGLGDRIDHSPGELSGGERQRVAIARALVTDPDVIVADEPTGELDTATGADVLDLLTDIGRDRTVLVASHDDSTLAVANRVVTLRDGRVVDDGR